From the genome of bacterium:
TAATATTCGCGTACTTGAAAGATGGGGCGCAGTAAAAAAGGCATGGGTAAAGGGAAGCAGGCGTAATTTCTATAAAGCGAATGAAGATATTTTGGAAATAATTACAAACCGTCTTAAAGAAGGATTAACAAAGAGGACAAGAGAGGTAGATGATGGATTATCCGGAGCAGAGGAAATGCTTCAAAGCGCAGGGAAGCAACTTAATAAAGAGGATAAAAAAGTCACACATGTATATAAACAAAAGATTGCAGATATCAGAAAATTGTCTGCTAAGGTGAAAGGGCTGTTGAAATTTTTACCCTAACCAACAAATACACAGGAGACTTAAGATGCTAAATGATAAGGTTATTCTTATTACAGGAGGAACAGGGTTTCTTGGTTCATTTGTGGTAGAGAAGTTAAAAAAGAAAGGATATAGAAATATTTTTATTCCCAGAAGCAAAAATTATAATCTTGTCCAAATGGAAGCTGTTAAAAGGCTTTACAAGGATTCTACTCCTGACATCGTAATTCATTTAGCCGCAAAGGTTGGTGGAATTGGAGTAAATCGTGAAAATCCAGGTAGATTTTTCTATGATAATTTAATGATGGGTATTCAGATGATGGAACAAGGCAGAAAATTTGAAATAGAAAAGTTTGTTGCCCTTGGGACTATATGTTGTTATCCAAAATTTACTCCTGTTCCATTTAAGGAGAAAGATTTATGGAATGGATATCCAGAAGAAACAAACGCTCCTTATGGATTAGCGAAGAAAATGCTTTTAGTTCAATCTCAGGCTTACCGCCAGCAATACGGTTTTAACTCCATATTTTTAATGCCGGTAAATCTCTATGGTCCAAGAGATAATTATAATCCAAAATCATCACATGTAATACCAGCTCTTATAAAAAAATGTTTTGATGCCAAGAAAGAAGGAAAGGATAGTATAGTCATCTGGGGAACAGGTAAGGCAACCAGGGAATTCTTGTATGTTGAGGATTGCGCTGAAGCGATTATTTTGGCTGCGGAAAAATATAATAAGCCGGATCCAGTAAATATTGGTGCTGGTTTTGAAATTTCCATAAAAAATTTGATTGCTTTAATTGCCGAACTAACCGAGTTTAAAGGTAAGATTGTCTGGGATACTTCCAAACCGGACGGACAGCCAAGAAGAAAACTAGATGTATCTAAAG
Proteins encoded in this window:
- a CDS encoding GDP-L-fucose synthase — its product is MLNDKVILITGGTGFLGSFVVEKLKKKGYRNIFIPRSKNYNLVQMEAVKRLYKDSTPDIVIHLAAKVGGIGVNRENPGRFFYDNLMMGIQMMEQGRKFEIEKFVALGTICCYPKFTPVPFKEKDLWNGYPEETNAPYGLAKKMLLVQSQAYRQQYGFNSIFLMPVNLYGPRDNYNPKSSHVIPALIKKCFDAKKEGKDSIVIWGTGKATREFLYVEDCAEAIILAAEKYNKPDPVNIGAGFEISIKNLIALIAELTEFKGKIVWDTSKPDGQPRRKLDVSKARKEFGFAAKTDFKEGLRKTIEWYDGENG